The Lycium barbarum isolate Lr01 chromosome 12, ASM1917538v2, whole genome shotgun sequence genome includes a region encoding these proteins:
- the LOC132625018 gene encoding integrin-linked protein kinase 1 translates to MEPVRFLLGKQSSLAPEKVVEPVEIESEDGEEGDVIDIDPRIRLMYSANEGDIEGIKELLESGTDVNFRDGDERTALHVAACQGYSDVVQLLLDNGAHIDPKDRWGSTPLGDAIHYKNHHVIKLLEEYGAKPPMAPMHVNNKREVPEYEIGAKELDFTNSVELTKGTFHIASWRGIQVAVKKFGDDVIADEDKVRAFRDELALLQKIRHPNVVQFLGAVTQSSPMMIVTEYLPKGDLHAYLKNEGPLRPTKAIRFAIDIARGLNYLHEIRPEAIIHRDLEPSNILRDDTGHLKVADFGVSKLLKVTNRVKEDKPLTCDDTSCRYVAPEVFKNEEYDTKVDVFSFALILQEMIEGCPPFQAKKENEVPKFYAAKERPPFKAPGKFYAHGLRELIEECWNEKPALRPTFKQIIPKLESIYNKFGHKRRWKVRPLKCFQNFEAMWKKDNPSLSRNDSSRSDRSI, encoded by the exons ATGGAACCAGTAAGATTCTTATTGGGTAAACAATCGTCGCTTGCACCAGAAAAGGTGGTTGAACCAGTGGAAATAGAGAGTGAAGATGGGGAAGAAGGGGATGTTATAGATATTGATCCAAGGATTAGGCTGATGTATTCGGCTAATGAGGGTGATATAGAAGGGATCAAGGAACTTTTGGAATCAGGGACTGATGTAAACTTTCGCGACGGTGATGAGAGAACTGCGCTGCACGTTGCTGCTTGTCAAGGTTATAGTGATGTTGTGCAGCTGTTGCTTGATAATGGGGCTCATATTGATCCCAAAGATCGCTGGGGAAGCACG CCTCTAGGAGATGCAATACATTATAAAAATCATCATGTGATCAAGCTACTGGAGGAATATGGTGCCAAGCCTCCA ATGGCTCCCATGCATGTCAATAACAAACGTGAAGTTCCAGAATATGAGATTGGTGCTAAAGAACTTGATTTCACCAACAGCGTTGAATTGACCAAG GGAACCTTTCATATTGCCTCATGGCGTGGAATACAAGTTGCTGTGAAAAAGTTTGGAGATGATGTGATTGCTGATGAGGATAAAGT GAGGGCGTTCAGGGACGAGCTTGCACTGCTTCAGAAGATAAGACATCCCAATGTCGTCCAATTTCTTGGTGCTGTCACACAAAGTAGCCCGATGATGATAGTGACAGAATACTTACCAAAA GGTGACCTCCATGCATATTTGAAGAATGAAGGACCTCTTAGACCAACAAAAGCTATCAGATTTGCAATAGACATCGCAAG GGGATTGAACTATCTACATGAAATTAGACCTGAAGCGATTATTCATCGTGACCTAGAGCCTTC AAATATTTTGCGGGATGATACTGGACATCTGAAAGTTGCTGATTTTGGAGTCAGCAAGCTGTTGAAAGTTACCAACAGGGTCAAAGAAGATAAGCCTCTGACATGCGATGACACATCTT GCCGGTATGTAGCTCCAGAGGTTTTCAAAAATGAGGAATACGATACCAAAGTTGATGTCTTCTCCTTTGCTTTGATTTTGCAAGag ATGATTGAAGGCTGCCCCCCTTTCCAagcaaagaaagaaaatgaagtaCCTAAATTCTATGCTGCTAAGGAGCGCCCCCCTTTTAAAGCTCCAGGAAAGTTCTATGCCCATGGACTGAGGGA GCTGATTGAAGAGTGTTGGAATGAGAAGCCGGCCCTGCGTCCAACTTTCAAGCAAATTATCCCAAAGCTTGAGTCCATTTATAACAAATTTGGCCACAAAAGGCGTTGGAAG GTGAGACCATTGAAATGTTTTCAAAATTTCGAGGCCATGTGGAAGAAAGACAACCCAAGTTTAAGTAGGAACGACTCATCTCG